From Bradyrhizobium sp. AZCC 1610:
TGCTGGACGGCCGGGAGACCCGCTTTCGATCGGTGCGCGACGCGCATGCGGCGGGGATCGCGATGGTTCATCAGGAACTCAGCGTGGCGCCGGACCTGACGGTGGCCGAGAACGTGTTTCTGGGCAGCCAGCCGACGAACCGCCTTGGGCTGGTGCAATGGCGGCGCATGGCGCGCGAGGCCGGCGAGCAATTGAAGCGGTTCGGCATCGACGTCGATCCGATGTCGCGGCTCGGCGACCTCCCTATCGGGCTGCAGCAACTGATCGAGATCGCCCGCGTGCTGTCCTCGGGCGCCCGCATCATCATCCTCGATGAGCCGACCTCGGCGCTGTCGCCGCCCGAAGTAGAGCGCCTGTTCGCGACGCTGAAGCGGTTGCGGGACGAAGGCACCAGCATCGTCTTCATTTCGCATTTCATCGAGGACATCCTGCGCGTCTCCGACACCGTGACCGTGTTTCGCAACGGCAGGAAAGTCGCGGAGACCGCCGCGTCGGAGACCAGCAAGCCGGCCCTGATCGAGGCGATGATCGGCAAGGGCCGCGAGGCGCTGGAAGAGACCTACATCCACGACATCATGCTGCCGCCGCCGACCGATCAGCCAGTGGTGCTGAACGCAAACGGGCTGACGCTGGCCGGCCGCCTGCGCGAGGTTTCGTTCGAGGCCCGCGCCGGCGAGGTGCTCGGCATCTACGGCTTCATGGGATGCGGGCAGCTCGAGCTGGCGCGGATCCTGTTCGGCAAAATAAAGCCCGACCTCGGCACGCTCGCGGTCGCAGGCAAGCAAAAGGCCTTTCGCAGCACGGCGGATGCCAGGCGTTCCGGGATAGCCTTCGTTCCCGAGAGCCGCCGCGACATGCTGTTCCTGCAGGAGCCGGTCTACAAGAACGTCTCGATCAGCATCCTCGATCGCATCTCGTCATTGCTGCTCAAGCCGTCTCGCGAGCGAGCGATCGCCAATCGGCAGGTCGAGCAGTTGCGGATCCGGCCCGCGGCCGTCGATCTCGATCTCGGCATGCTGTCGGGCGGCAATCAGCAGAAGGTGGCGCTGGCGAAATGGCTCAGCTATCCGCCGCGGCTGTTGGTGCTCTGCGAGCCGACCCGCGGCATGGATGTCGGCGCCAAGAACGACGTCATCCACATCGTCAGAGATCTGCGCGCCAAGGGGCTCGCCATCATCGTGCTCTCCACCGAGCCGGAGACGGTGCTGTCGCTCGCCGACCGCGTCATCGTGCTCAAGCGTGGCGTGGTGGTGCGGGAGTTTGCCAACGAACAGATCAGCAAGGACCGCCTCCTGGAAGCGGCGTGAGGAGACCGACATGACTTCAGGTGAAAGCGTGACAGTCGCCGCGGATCGGAAACGGCCTCGCGGGCTCGCCGTGATGTTGCGCTCCCAGATGCGCAACATCGCGCCGTTCCTGACGCTGATCTGCCTGTTCAGCTTCTTCGCGGCAGCAAGCCCCTCGTTTGCGACGCTCGACAATCTCGGCAACATCCTGACGCAAATTTCGGTCACCGGCATCATCGCCGTCGGCCTCACCTTCGTGATCCTGTGCGCCGAGATCGATCTTTCGATCGCCGCCATCGCCAACGTCACCGGCATTGCGGTCGCCTATTTCACGCTGCAGGAATCCTACGTCAACATCGCCAACGTCTCGATGCCCGGATGGGCCGCAATCCTGCTGGCGCTGGCGCTTTGCGCGCTGCTCGGCCTCGTCAACGCCTTTGGGCTGACGGTCATCGGCATCCCCTCCTTCATCATGACGCTGGCGATGATGCAGATCGCGGCCGGCATCTCGGCGCTGTTGGTGCGCGGGCAGATCGCCTACAAGGTGCCCCCGCTGGTCACGACCTTGGGATCGACATCGATCGGCGGCATTCCCTGGATCGTGATCGTGGCCGCCCTGATGCTGCTCGGCGGCCATCTGGTGCTGACCTACACCCGCTTCGGCCGCTACGTCTACATGGTCGGCGGAAACCGCGAGGCGGCGGAATATTCCGGGCTCAACGTCAAGCTGATCCTCGGCAGTGTCATGGTGATCTCGGCGGTGTGCGCCGGCATCGGCGGCATGCTCGGCGTGGCGCATTTCGGCAGCGCGCAGCAGAACGAGTTCGACAGCTACCTGCTGGATTCCATCGCCGCGGTGGTGGTCGGCGGCACCAGCCTGTTCGGCGGCCGCGGCGGCATCGGCAACACCATTGTCGGCCTGTTCGTGCTCGGCGTCCTCAACAACGGGCTCGATCACGTCAACATCGACAGTTTTTTGAAGATATTGATCCGCGGCCTGATCCTGCTGGCGGCGCTCATCATCAATGTCTATGCGCAGAGGTTGCGGGAACGGGCGGTGGAATAGACCTGGCCGGCTCTAACCGGCGAAATCCGGCTGCCAGTCGCGGACTTCCCGCGCCGCTTTCGTCACAGCGCTGATCGTGGGAAACGACACCGTCTCCACCATCATCGCGCGCGCGAGCCGCAGGCTCCGCGCCTCGCAGAGCGCCCTCCGTTTGGGGTCTTCGATCAATTCGAAATCGGCATTGTGCGCCAGCCCGAGAATGCGACGGATGATTTTTGCAGCCGAAAATCCTACGGTGTCTCCGAACAAGCGCGCCATATAGGCCTGTCGCTCGACCTCCAGACGCGCCGCACCGGCCGCGCCGGGAAACAGCGTCTGGGGGTAGGCGTCGCCGTGAGCTTCCGTGCGCCAGAGCTCGAGGAATTCGCGGGCGAACTCCGTCCAGACGTTTTCGATCGCTTCCAGCACCCAGACCTCGAACAGCCGCCGCTCGCCCGGCGAACGCTCATGACCGGCGGAGGCCAGATAGCTCATCAGGAGATTGCCGATGACCGCGCCGAGATCGAACCCCATCGGTCCGTAGAACGCGAATTCGGGATCGATCACGACGGTCGAGCCTTCCGTCACCATGATCGATCCGGTGTGGAGGTCGCCGTGGATCAGCGCTTCCGGTGCGTTCAGGAATTTCAGTTTCAGCCGCGAGATCGCGACGTGGAGGTCGAGGTCTTCCCGGAAAGCGGCCGCGGTCGCATCGAGCCAGGGCTGCGTCCAGCGGTTCTGCTCGGCCACGCGGTAGGGATCGGTGAAGATCAGGTCTTCAGTGATCTTGCAGAGCGCGTGGTTACCGGCAAACGCCGCAAGCCCTTCCTTCTTCCGGGCAGCAGAAATCGCGAGGTCGGAAGAGAAAAACAGCGTGCGCGCCAGAAAGGTCGCGATATCCCCGACAAAGCGCGGATAGAGCATGCCGGCAACCAGCCCCTTGCGCATGATGATGTGCGGCTCGAGCAGCTCCATGACGACAAGCGCAAGCGCCTCATTGTTGTGCAGCACCGCCGGCACCAGCCCTGGCGCCAGCCGCGCCTGATGCGTCAGCGCCAGATACTCATAATGCGAGCGCGACAGCGGCAGCGGCCAGCTTTCGCCGACGAGGCGCACGTAAGGCAGCGCCTGCTTGACGGCGATGCCGCCCGCGGTCCCCTTGACGATGAACACGAGATTGAGGTTGCCGTCGCCGACCTCGCTGATCGACCAAGAGGCCTGGGTGCCGCCAAGCCGGGCTGCGACCGCAGCAAGCCCTGCGAGATAGTCCCGCAGGTCGGCCTCATGAAGAATTCGATACTCGTCCT
This genomic window contains:
- a CDS encoding sugar ABC transporter ATP-binding protein codes for the protein MPRGQQPILELHDITKAFGGVEALRGVDFALTAGEIHGLVGENGAGKSTLMKIIAGVHADFSGRLVLDGRETRFRSVRDAHAAGIAMVHQELSVAPDLTVAENVFLGSQPTNRLGLVQWRRMAREAGEQLKRFGIDVDPMSRLGDLPIGLQQLIEIARVLSSGARIIILDEPTSALSPPEVERLFATLKRLRDEGTSIVFISHFIEDILRVSDTVTVFRNGRKVAETAASETSKPALIEAMIGKGREALEETYIHDIMLPPPTDQPVVLNANGLTLAGRLREVSFEARAGEVLGIYGFMGCGQLELARILFGKIKPDLGTLAVAGKQKAFRSTADARRSGIAFVPESRRDMLFLQEPVYKNVSISILDRISSLLLKPSRERAIANRQVEQLRIRPAAVDLDLGMLSGGNQQKVALAKWLSYPPRLLVLCEPTRGMDVGAKNDVIHIVRDLRAKGLAIIVLSTEPETVLSLADRVIVLKRGVVVREFANEQISKDRLLEAA
- a CDS encoding ABC transporter permease gives rise to the protein MTSGESVTVAADRKRPRGLAVMLRSQMRNIAPFLTLICLFSFFAAASPSFATLDNLGNILTQISVTGIIAVGLTFVILCAEIDLSIAAIANVTGIAVAYFTLQESYVNIANVSMPGWAAILLALALCALLGLVNAFGLTVIGIPSFIMTLAMMQIAAGISALLVRGQIAYKVPPLVTTLGSTSIGGIPWIVIVAALMLLGGHLVLTYTRFGRYVYMVGGNREAAEYSGLNVKLILGSVMVISAVCAGIGGMLGVAHFGSAQQNEFDSYLLDSIAAVVVGGTSLFGGRGGIGNTIVGLFVLGVLNNGLDHVNIDSFLKILIRGLILLAALIINVYAQRLRERAVE
- the mtnK gene encoding S-methyl-5-thioribose kinase; its protein translation is MSSQQQSLANPRQDEYRILHEADLRDYLAGLAAVAARLGGTQASWSISEVGDGNLNLVFIVKGTAGGIAVKQALPYVRLVGESWPLPLSRSHYEYLALTHQARLAPGLVPAVLHNNEALALVVMELLEPHIIMRKGLVAGMLYPRFVGDIATFLARTLFFSSDLAISAARKKEGLAAFAGNHALCKITEDLIFTDPYRVAEQNRWTQPWLDATAAAFREDLDLHVAISRLKLKFLNAPEALIHGDLHTGSIMVTEGSTVVIDPEFAFYGPMGFDLGAVIGNLLMSYLASAGHERSPGERRLFEVWVLEAIENVWTEFAREFLELWRTEAHGDAYPQTLFPGAAGAARLEVERQAYMARLFGDTVGFSAAKIIRRILGLAHNADFELIEDPKRRALCEARSLRLARAMMVETVSFPTISAVTKAAREVRDWQPDFAG